The sequence below is a genomic window from Phycodurus eques isolate BA_2022a chromosome 6, UOR_Pequ_1.1, whole genome shotgun sequence.
CTGAGGTCTTTGGTCATCTTTAGCGGATCAGTAAGTGTGGAAAACAGATCATGgttgaaataactttttttttttttttgtggtcctaCGAGTTGGACTGAAAGAGCCAAACGCTGATTTATTCCCAACCAAGTGCCTCACAAATCCTATAACATTAAATCATCAgtgcaaatagaaaacaaatgtattgtccattttaattttgcttttttaattatttggaaACCACTTTGCACTTACTGTGTTGGAGTTAGAATTAAACAGCTAGGAAGACAACAGTGAATGTGGTACACAGTGCTCAACATACGCAAACAAGTACAGccactttgaaaaacaaacttttctcAATTTGTCGGCAACAAAGAAGAAATTTTCATAATTTCCATGATTATTTGACTCACTGGTGGTTGAACGTCTGTcaatttgattttcttttattattaaaaattaacattgatatttgaattcaacagccgtcaatggcagtgaattatTTAAATGAGTATTTTGTACTATACTGTAGTACACTGATTTTGAAAGCACACTCAACAGTTTTCGAACAAATTTGTTAGTATACTTGAGCGGCACCTACAACAACAAAGGTGAGCAAGCAAGTACATTTCTAAAACAAATGTCATGAAAAGATAGTTATTTGTGCTTGATCAACTTTGGTTATGTTATTGTGGAAAAAATGTTTCACAAGATTTTGGTTTTGGTTGAAACACTACTTTTTCCAAGCAGCAAAAACGTAAGTTCCCACTTATTTGCGGTTTAGGTTTATACATTCCGCCATCAAAATAAAAGGGCAGGGtctattcattatatatttctgcaactgtttttttattacaattttcaacaaaataaaataaattatatacatgATACTTATTTTGacttgctttcatcaaaataccccttCGATCAAGAATTGATGGAACATGCCTTGCCGTCAATTGAAACCCATTTATACACAATATGACAAACGGTCAAGACTCAGCTGTCAACTTGCACCTCCAAGAGAAACAGGACCTTCCTTTTTCATGCTCCACATCTTGGGGCAGGCTACAAAGCAGCAGATACAGTGAATCCCTCTGTGTCCAGGCAGCGACATGTTGAGAGCAAATAGCAGTCATTATCACTTGGTGCTTTGCTAACATGGTAGGACAACGGTATTTGTAGGAAAATGGGAGTATCCACCAGTGCTCATCAGATGGTGGCTGGCTCCTTGTCACTAGCCACCTTGGGCGTGGCAGGATTCGGCAGGTCGAACTGCCAGCAAACTCCTCCGCTGCAGTGATAAGTCTCCGTTTCTCCATGCTGTGCCTGCTGCTAGGTTAGGTCTTCAGGCCACTTTTCCACAGTATCCAACAGCTCATCTGGAATGGAATGAACAGAAGATGAAAGCAGTGTCCCTAAAACATAACTGTGCAACTAATATTTCAACACACATTATTTCCTGTTATTTTTCTAGGTGTCGACTTATTTTGTTTCCTGCCCAAACTCCCTTGGACAGCTGGTTCTGATAGAACTAGACAAACGACAATTCTTCCTTTTGCCCGATGATGCTTGGTTCCCTGACAAAGTGGAAATCAAATCACCAGAGAGAGACATCTACACCTTTCCCATCTATTGCTGGatcaatgacagtgagactcACCGCTTCAGAGAAGGAAAAGGTTGGATGATTTCTGTGCTTGTCTGCCGTCGTGTACTTGATACCTTCAAATAATCCTCATGCAATATGTTTGTGGTTTTGCTGTGAAAGCTCTGAGGATCTTCGATGAAAGCAACACTTTTGGTCAGCACGCGAGGAAGCAGGAGCTGAGCCAGCGAAGTTTAGACTATGGGTGAGAGTTCACTGTGTACATTACATTGCTAGTCTACATTAACCTATAAACACCCCAACAGCTGGAATTTGTATTACTCGGGCATGCCCTACACCATTAAGGCAGATGGTCCTACTAGCCTGCCAAATGAGCTCCAGTTCTCCTTTACCAAGATGACAGAGTTTGCATTCACAACAGTCACAGGGTAAGAGCCCTCCAAACCTTACCTTTTGATAAGACCAGTGCTGACAACATTGATGCTGCTCCTTCTTTATGACaacaaaagtcaaagaaaaagtagaacaaatgtgcaaagtttttcttttgttctgaATTGAGGTATTGCGTAAAGTCATTAATAGTAGGAATTTTGTGCAAATTAAGATATATTTGAAAGTCAACTAATTCCATTGTTCAGCGTCAGggctgtttgacttttgagattcCACAGTCTTTTACTCAACATTTCTGCTATTTGTTAAGAAAAAGctgcttgttttgtttcccaGGTTGGCTGAGCTTCAGCTTAAGGGGCTGGATGACAACCGGGAAAATTGGGAAAGTCTTGACAATATCAACGAAATGTTGCGTTTCAAAGGCACCCTCGTTTCAGGTACCAGTATCGTCGATTGTTTCTTCCGTTTCCACAAAGTGCTGTCTTCAATGGACTTTTTCAAGTGTTTCTAGGAGTTTATATCAAATAAGTGCATTAATACCagagtagttgtagtagtagcagtaaaCCAGTGTGTGTTTGACTAAAAACAAGGCATGTGAAGGAAGTTTATCACTGTTCTTTTGTCAGATTACGTCCAGGAACACTGGAAGGAGGATGGTTTATTTGCATACCAGTTTCTAAATGGCGTCCATCCCACCTTGATTCAACGTTGCAAGACTCTACCCAAGAACTTCCCTGTGACTGATGACATGGTCTTCATCCCTGATGGCTCAAACTTGTCTACGGAGTTGAAGGTAACAGtttgtttcacattttcttcacattaGTTTGACTGTTGATTTGAATATAGTCGGTATACAGTCGACCCATTTTGTCAAGAGCACAACAGCACCAGATTTGTTTGCCCTCAAACAGGAAGGTAACATATACCTGTGTGACTACAAGAACCTGGATGGATTTCCTGCAAACACTATCCAAGGGATTCAACAGTACTTGATGGCGCCCCTCGTATTGCTTCACAAAAGACCTGACGACAAGCTGATGCCTATTGCCATCCAGGTGACATTAATTTACTCCAATGTTCCTAAAGGTAAAATCAGTTAGCAGTTCTAGCCGTAGTCTGGCTTGAATTTTGCATTACATTGCAGCTGCCTTTAGTGAACTCGGAGCTTGTTAATAGTTTGTTGGCTCTGTGTTGGAGCCATCCCTTGTATCCTCAGTGCCTCCTCGTCAGGAAAAGGTTCTGACTGTAGTTTGTGCCGAGGGGACGCCATCGTTTTACTGAGGGACTTCAAATCCCATAGTGGCAAAGACACTTGGACCTTAAAGTGTCTAATTGTGAACCTGAACCTTAATATTGTAGCTATATCACAAGGCTCAAGGCTTAAAACGAAAGGTGTTAGCACCTTCTCCATCTGGTCGCCTTGACTTTGAAATGACCAGCCTGAGAAGAGATGCTCATTAATTACATATCCTTGCGTTCCCTCAGCTGAAGCAGACTCCAGCTGACGACAACCCCATCTTTCTCCCAACTGACTCTACGTACGACTGGCTGACAGCTAAGATTTTTGTGAGAAGTGCCGATTTCTCAGAGCACCAAATCAACGCGCACTTGCTGCGCACTCACCTACTGGCAGAGGTCTTTGTGGTGTCACTGCTGCGCAACATGCCCATGGTGCATCCCCTGTACAAGGTAACTGCTTTCCCAATTTGGTTTCAaccaagtgtttttatttatcaagACCTCTGTTGCCTCAAGATTTATTTTCATGGTCTTTCCATCTATCCCGTTAGCTCCTCATACCCCACACTCGCTACACTCTGCATATAAATGAATTAGGTCGAATGCGGCTAATGGGACCCATCGGAGTCTTCACCAAggttgttttcaaaataaagttgaaGATCCTCCGTTTACATCATCTGTTGGACTATTGATCTTAATCTTGATCTATTGTTCCTCAGTTTGCAGGTTCTGGTGGAGAGACTTTGATGAAGATCATGGCAAGCTCACTGTCCTCGATAACCTACAGGGTCCTTTGCCTCCCCGACGACATTGCTGATCGTGACATGCAGGACTTGCCAAACTTCCACTACAGGGATGACGGACTCCAACTGTGGAACATCATCTTCAAGTATGATCAGATGAACTGTTGACTGTTCCACATTTTGCATGAAAACCTACTGCCATACCTAGTTCTACAAAACTTACAGTCGAGTGGTAATCCATGGGCTGAGGGAGGACCAATAGAATTCTCATGAGAATCTGTATAATTGTGCATCGATCGGGAATTGTTTCATTACCAGCTGCGAATAAATTCAAAGTATTTAGCAAAATGCATGTGTAAAAATACAAGTTGTCTCTCAAAAGATATGTGCAGGGAGTGATACAATACTACTACAAAAACGATGATGAGATCCAGCTGGACTCAGAACTGCAGACTTGGATGTGGGACATATTTAAATATGGCTTTCTTTCCCAGCCACAAACAGGTGATGTTTACAGTGATGCCACACATTGCTACATTAGTGCTCCTTTTACTCACCAGCAGCTGCCCAGCAGCACAAATATCTTGCGCTCGCAGTTCTACAGTTTTCTTGTTCTCCTTCCCAGGAATCCCTCAGGGCTTCACTACTGTGTCTGAGCTGATCAAGTTCGCCACCATGCTGCTGTTCACTAGCTCATGCCAGCATGCGGCTGTAAACAGCGGACAGGTAAATCCTTGTGATAAACATTAGAGTTACCTTGTATCACTTGTGGTCCAAACAGGGATGAAAGGATGCATTTGGCAAACCCTCATTGCAGTACGACTATGGTGGCTGGATGCCcaacactcccgcgaccctgcAACGTCCTCCCCCCACCGCAAAGGGGACAACAAGTGAGGCCACAATGCTGCAGACATTGCCCCCTATCAATGTGACTGTTCAGGGAATGGCCACAGTCTGGCTGCTCAGCAGGCAGACCTCAGACTTTGTGAGTACAACAAACTTGATATTGACAAGAAATTTCTTGGGGAAAAGCGCATTTTATTATGacaattattcattttctttctccGGATCTGGGTTGCGAGAGAAACCCTCTAATTAgcaaagcccagacttccctgcCTCCAGCCACCTCCTCCGGTTCCAACGGAGTAATACAAGATTTTCCCAGACATACCTCCAGCGTGCACTAGGTCTTCACCTGAATCGTCCTCAAATTGGACATGCCAAGAACACCAGTCACTATTGGAAAGCATCTGGGGGTATCCGCTATTGGAAAGCATCCACTATTGGAAAGCATCTGGGGGTATCCGCCCTTGCTGCCTGAGCCACCTTGACTGACAGATCAGAGTCCTTCCTCGATGACCGAACTGTTCACCCTATTTGTAAGGACGGTGATCATACTCCCCAATGAAGGAAGCTAACATCAACCGATTGATATTTATGATCTTGTCCTTTCAGTCACTACCCAATGCTGGAGCTTGGAACATAGCTATTCTATCAATGTTCAGCTCTATCAACTGGGGTTGTGACTGTGACAAACACGCATTCACTCACTTTTACATGgctggacaatttagactctgGCTTCAATGAATCTAAGAtgctgtttttgtaatgtgggaagAACCTGGAATACTAGAAGGAAAtgcacacaagcacggggagcacttgcaaactccacacaggaagccctGAGCCGAtattcgaaccccaaaccttCGGAAatatgaggcagacgtgctaaccgtaTCGTACACCCTACTGccctaaacagaaaaaaatcattctcaaaACATAATGAAAATAATCTTTTATATTTCTGGACTTGGTGGTGGGCAGGTATGTGCTGAAAGCTATTGACCATGAGTGTCAATGTGATTGGTTATTTCGGaagacagccacatccccagttacagTAAATGAGGCTGTGCGCACAAGTATGAACATGAAAAGTATGAGCATGTACAGCACTCAATACTTAGTTTGGGTTCCTTTTGCCTGAATTACTGCAGCAATGCAGCGTGGCATGAAGTCAATCAGTCTGTGGCAATGCTCAGGTGTTACGAGAGCCCAGGTTGCTCTGATAGTGGCCTTCAGCTCTTCTGCAAATTTGGGTCTGGCGCATCGCAGCTTCTTCTTCACAGTACCCCATAGATACCATGGTCCTTAAACCAGATACTGGTAGATTTGACACTGTGCAGGTGCCAAGTCCTGATGAAATCAGCATCTCCATAAAGTTGGTCAGCAGCAGGAAGCATGAAGAGCTCTAAAACTTCCTGGTAGACGGCTCTGTTGACCTTGGACCTAAGGAAACACAATGGACCAACACCAGCACATGTCATGGCTCCCCAAACCATCACTGGCTGTGAAAACTTTACACTCTACTTCAAGCAACGTGGATTCTGTGCCTCTCCTCTCTTCCTCCAGACTCTGGGACCTTGATTTCCAAAGGACATGCAAAATTTACTTTCATCAGAGAACATAACTTTGGACCACTCAGTAGCAGTccagtctttttttgtctttagccCAGACAAGGCACTTCTGATGCTGTCTCTTGTTCAAGAGTGCCTTGACACAAGGACTGCAACAGCTGAAACCCATGTCTTGCATACGTCTATGTGTGGTGGTTCTTGAAGCACTGACTCCAGCTGCAGTCCCCTCTTTGTGAATCTCccccacatttttttaatgggtttcgTTTCACAAGCCTCTCCAGGGTGCGGTTATCCCTATTGCTTGTCCACTTTTTTCTACCACACCTTTTCCTTCCCTTCGCCTCTCGATTAATGTGCTTGGACACAGAGCTCTGTCAACAGCCAGCCTCTTTAGCAATGACCTTTTGTGTCTTGCCCTGCTTGTGCAAGGTGTCAATGGTCGTCTTTTGGACAACTGTCAGGTCACCAGTCTTCCCCATGATTGTGTAGCCAACAGAACTAGACTGAGAGACCATTTAAAGGCCTTTgcaggtgttttgagttaagtaGCTGATTAGAGTGTGGCACCAGGTGTCTTCAATATTGCACCTCtccacaatattctaattttgtgaGCTAAtcaatttggggttttcattaGTTGTCAGTTATAAACATCATCATTCA
It includes:
- the LOC133404469 gene encoding arachidonate 12-lipoxygenase, 12R-type-like isoform X2 encodes the protein MVDYEVTVYTGDRLNSTTLNPVHIKLVGTDGESERTWLRSLVIFSGSVSTYFVSCPNSLGQLVLIELDKRQFFLLPDDAWFPDKVEIKSPERDIYTFPIYCWINDSETHRFREGKALRIFDESNTFGQHARKQELSQRSLDYGWNLYYSGMPYTIKADGPTSLPNELQFSFTKMTEFAFTTVTGLAELQLKGLDDNRENWESLDNINEMLRFKGTLVSDYVQEHWKEDGLFAYQFLNGVHPTLIQRCKTLPKNFPVTDDMVFIPDGSNLSTELKEGNIYLCDYKNLDGFPANTIQGIQQYLMAPLVLLHKRPDDKLMPIAIQLKQTPADDNPIFLPTDSTYDWLTAKIFVRSADFSEHQINAHLLRTHLLAEVFVVSLLRNMPMVHPLYKLLIPHTRYTLHINELGRMRLMGPIGVFTKFAGSGGETLMKIMASSLSSITYRVLCLPDDIADRDMQDLPNFHYRDDGLQLWNIIFKYVQGVIQYYYKNDDEIQLDSELQTWMWDIFKYGFLSQPQTGIPQGFTTVSELIKFATMLLFTSSCQHAAVNSGQVPLGHYPEDHFTEEIPRQLQKEFKVELDRLSITINNRNKDLEIPYTYLDPKNVENSVAI
- the LOC133404469 gene encoding arachidonate 12-lipoxygenase, 12R-type-like isoform X1, translating into MVDYEVTVYTGDRLNSTTLNPVHIKLVGTDGESERTWLRSLVIFSGSVSTYFVSCPNSLGQLVLIELDKRQFFLLPDDAWFPDKVEIKSPERDIYTFPIYCWINDSETHRFREGKALRIFDESNTFGQHARKQELSQRSLDYGWNLYYSGMPYTIKADGPTSLPNELQFSFTKMTEFAFTTVTGLAELQLKGLDDNRENWESLDNINEMLRFKGTLVSDYVQEHWKEDGLFAYQFLNGVHPTLIQRCKTLPKNFPVTDDMVFIPDGSNLSTELKEGNIYLCDYKNLDGFPANTIQGIQQYLMAPLVLLHKRPDDKLMPIAIQLKQTPADDNPIFLPTDSTYDWLTAKIFVRSADFSEHQINAHLLRTHLLAEVFVVSLLRNMPMVHPLYKLLIPHTRYTLHINELGRMRLMGPIGVFTKFAGSGGETLMKIMASSLSSITYRVLCLPDDIADRDMQDLPNFHYRDDGLQLWNIIFKYVQGVIQYYYKNDDEIQLDSELQTWMWDIFKYGFLSQPQTGIPQGFTTVSELIKFATMLLFTSSCQHAAVNSGQYDYGGWMPNTPATLQRPPPTAKGTTSEATMLQTLPPINVTVQGMATVWLLSRQTSDFVPLGHYPEDHFTEEIPRQLQKEFKVELDRLSITINNRNKDLEIPYTYLDPKNVENSVAI